One genomic window of Streptomyces sp. WP-1 includes the following:
- a CDS encoding DedA family protein, with protein MSADAGLPGALAHLQPLLDRGGYAALALLVGLDNALIPVPGQTMIIVAAVYAGTGRMNVVAVSLVAWVAATAAAEAAYLLGRRRGSTLIDRYGRYVGLTPQRYARAETFYRRRGIPIVLVSRFVDVLRQTNGLLAGANRLPHPRFSAANALGAAFWTVVWTALGYGAGTDIGPLYHQAMRYQLLLLPALALLLAAFVARAWLKRRHQQAQDHPSVPR; from the coding sequence GTGAGCGCCGATGCGGGGCTGCCCGGCGCGCTGGCACATCTGCAACCGTTGCTGGACCGGGGCGGCTACGCGGCGCTGGCGTTGCTGGTGGGCCTGGACAATGCGCTGATTCCCGTTCCCGGGCAGACGATGATCATCGTGGCCGCCGTGTACGCGGGCACCGGCCGGATGAACGTCGTCGCCGTCTCGCTGGTCGCCTGGGTGGCCGCCACCGCCGCGGCAGAGGCCGCATACCTGCTCGGCCGCCGCCGGGGCAGCACGCTGATCGACCGTTACGGGCGCTACGTCGGCCTCACCCCGCAGCGCTACGCGCGTGCCGAGACGTTTTACCGGCGTCGCGGCATACCGATCGTCCTGGTCTCCCGCTTCGTGGACGTACTGCGTCAGACCAACGGCCTGCTCGCCGGTGCCAACCGCCTTCCGCATCCGCGGTTCTCCGCCGCCAACGCGCTCGGTGCCGCCTTCTGGACGGTCGTATGGACAGCGCTCGGCTACGGTGCCGGAACCGACATCGGCCCCCTCTACCACCAGGCCATGCGATACCAGCTCCTGCTGCTGCCCGCCCTCGCCCTCCTCCTGGCGGCCTTCGTCGCCCGCGCCTGGCTCAAGCGCCGCCACCAGCAGGCACAGGACCACCCCTCGGTACCCCGATGA
- a CDS encoding RNA polymerase sigma factor SigF: protein MPLMTTMATGTRVTGLPDVVEPSKVAPKDARDLSRLFFEQLATLEEGTAEHSYARNTLIEMNMSLVRYAAGRFRSRGPEEMEDIVQVGMIGLIKAIDRFELSREAEFTSFAIPYIVGEIKRFFRDTTWAVHVPRRLQEARVQLARATEELRGRLDREPTVKELSELMSLPEDEVREARLASNGYNSSSLDATLNGSEDGESVLRDFIGAEDTALELVEDFHALAPLIAGLEERDRRIIHLRFVEELTQAEIGERLGVSQMHVSRLLSRCLARLREGMLTTG from the coding sequence ATGCCGCTCATGACCACGATGGCAACCGGCACGCGGGTCACCGGCCTGCCCGATGTGGTCGAGCCCTCCAAGGTGGCGCCCAAGGACGCCCGCGATCTCTCCCGGCTCTTCTTCGAACAGCTGGCGACGCTGGAGGAGGGCACGGCCGAGCACAGCTACGCCCGCAACACGCTGATCGAGATGAACATGTCGCTGGTCCGCTACGCGGCCGGCCGGTTCCGCAGCCGGGGACCGGAGGAGATGGAGGACATCGTCCAGGTCGGCATGATCGGCCTGATCAAGGCGATCGACCGGTTCGAGCTGTCCCGCGAGGCGGAGTTCACCTCCTTCGCGATCCCCTACATCGTCGGTGAGATCAAGCGGTTCTTCCGGGACACCACCTGGGCCGTGCATGTGCCCCGGCGGCTCCAGGAGGCCCGGGTCCAGCTCGCCCGGGCGACGGAGGAGCTGCGCGGACGCCTGGACCGCGAGCCGACGGTCAAGGAGCTGTCGGAGCTGATGAGCCTGCCCGAGGACGAGGTGCGCGAGGCCCGGCTGGCCTCGAACGGCTACAACTCCTCCTCCCTGGACGCCACCCTCAACGGCAGCGAGGACGGCGAGTCCGTGCTGCGGGACTTCATCGGCGCCGAGGACACCGCGCTGGAGCTGGTGGAGGACTTCCACGCCCTGGCGCCGCTGATCGCCGGGCTGGAGGAGCGGGACCGGCGGATCATCCACCTGCGGTTCGTCGAGGAACTCACCCAGGCGGAGATCGGCGAGCGCCTGGGCGTCTCCCAGATGCACGTCTCCCGGCTGCTCTCCCGCTGCCTGGCCCGCCTGCGCGAGGGCATGCTCACCACCGGCTGA
- a CDS encoding spore photoproduct lyase family protein, which yields MTRPSATPDDGRDALFGLEALGAPDTPPAARAADDAFRTSDTARRLLPVRQIYAEPAAAASPRGRQVLDRFPHAQVIEVASHWGIPGLHGNDGNVERWVRVKGETLVLGVKKNLTTRPNGRSADWIAPGPSNGCALACSYCYVPRRKGYANPITVFTNTDRIIAHLGRHIARQGRKPEPNQCDDTAWVYDIGENGDCAVDALICDNTADLVHAFRRWPTAKASFATKFVNPDLLGYDPGGRTRIRFSLMPADDSRLLDLRTSSVDGRIAAAADFLDAGYEVHFNLSPVVLRPGWRVAWADLLRHLDDVLPERVKRQAAAEVIMLTHNQDLHEVNLGWHPRGESLLWQPHLQQAKRSENGALNVRYRNHVKAQALNDLRELIAAHAPWLRIRYAF from the coding sequence ATGACCCGACCGTCCGCCACACCGGACGACGGCCGCGACGCGCTGTTCGGCCTGGAAGCCCTCGGTGCGCCGGACACCCCGCCCGCCGCGCGAGCAGCCGACGACGCGTTCCGGACCAGCGACACGGCCCGCCGTCTGCTGCCGGTACGGCAGATCTATGCCGAGCCCGCCGCCGCCGCGTCACCGCGCGGCCGGCAGGTGCTCGACCGGTTCCCGCACGCCCAGGTGATCGAGGTGGCCTCGCATTGGGGCATCCCCGGCCTCCACGGCAACGACGGCAATGTGGAGCGCTGGGTCCGCGTCAAGGGCGAGACGCTGGTCCTCGGGGTGAAGAAGAACCTGACCACCCGCCCCAACGGCCGGTCCGCCGACTGGATCGCCCCGGGTCCGTCCAACGGTTGCGCACTGGCCTGCTCCTACTGCTACGTGCCGCGCCGCAAGGGGTACGCCAACCCCATCACCGTCTTCACCAACACGGACCGGATCATCGCCCACCTGGGCCGCCACATCGCGCGACAGGGCAGGAAACCCGAACCCAACCAGTGCGACGACACGGCGTGGGTGTACGACATCGGGGAGAACGGCGACTGCGCGGTGGACGCCCTGATCTGCGACAACACGGCCGACCTGGTGCACGCCTTCAGGCGGTGGCCCACGGCCAAGGCATCCTTCGCCACGAAGTTCGTCAATCCCGACCTTTTGGGTTACGACCCGGGCGGCCGTACACGCATCCGGTTCTCCCTCATGCCGGCGGACGACTCGCGGCTCCTGGACCTGCGCACCTCGTCGGTCGACGGGCGCATCGCCGCCGCCGCGGACTTCCTGGACGCGGGCTACGAGGTGCACTTCAACCTCTCTCCCGTCGTGCTGCGCCCCGGATGGCGCGTCGCGTGGGCCGACCTGCTGAGGCACCTCGACGACGTGCTGCCGGAGCGGGTCAAACGCCAGGCGGCGGCCGAGGTGATCATGCTCACCCACAACCAGGACCTGCACGAGGTCAACCTCGGCTGGCACCCCAGGGGCGAGAGCCTGCTCTGGCAGCCGCACCTCCAGCAGGCCAAGCGCTCAGAGAACGGCGCGCTGAACGTCCGCTACCGCAACCACGTCAAGGCACAAGCTCTGAACGACCTGCGCGAGCTGATCGCGGCTCATGCGCCTTGGCTGCGGATCCGGTACGCGTTCTGA
- a CDS encoding hydrophobic protein, which yields MVPLLLVLLLALILFGAGFAVQILWWVALVVLVVWLLGFLVRSTNAGGGRGRWYRW from the coding sequence ATGGTTCCCCTTTTGCTCGTACTGCTTCTCGCGCTCATCCTTTTCGGCGCCGGGTTCGCCGTCCAGATTCTCTGGTGGGTGGCTCTGGTCGTCCTCGTGGTGTGGCTGCTCGGGTTCCTCGTGCGCTCCACGAACGCCGGCGGCGGCCGCGGCCGCTGGTACCGATGGTGA
- a CDS encoding ATP-binding protein, protein MPLRYSMAWDATHTSITDARHAVRVLLDEAGHRPDERPSQDAQLVVSELVTNAIRHAPGPGALTLELTPDATLLRITVRDSSPRLPVMPAPDPGRPGGHGLRLVTLLCDRLHHTALTTGKQIVAHLRLR, encoded by the coding sequence TTGCCCCTGCGATACAGCATGGCGTGGGACGCGACGCACACGTCGATCACCGATGCCAGACACGCCGTACGCGTCTTGCTCGACGAGGCGGGCCACCGTCCCGACGAGCGGCCGAGCCAGGACGCCCAGCTCGTCGTGAGCGAGCTGGTCACGAACGCGATCCGGCACGCTCCCGGCCCCGGAGCCCTGACGCTGGAACTGACGCCCGATGCCACCCTGCTGCGGATCACCGTCCGCGACAGCTCCCCCCGCCTGCCCGTGATGCCCGCTCCGGATCCAGGCCGGCCCGGCGGTCACGGCCTTCGTCTTGTCACGCTGCTGTGCGACCGGCTCCATCACACCGCCTTGACGACCGGCAAGCAGATCGTGGCCCACCTCCGGCTGCGCTGA
- a CDS encoding DUF2945 domain-containing protein, producing the protein MAKKRDAGSELKKGDHVTWRSHGSQAEGDVEKEITGRTQAAGRTVDASPGDPQYEVRSEKSGRTAVHKPSSLKKK; encoded by the coding sequence ATGGCGAAGAAACGTGACGCGGGCAGCGAACTGAAGAAGGGCGATCACGTCACCTGGCGCAGCCACGGGAGCCAGGCCGAGGGTGACGTGGAGAAGGAGATCACCGGACGCACACAGGCCGCCGGCCGCACGGTGGACGCCTCGCCGGGCGACCCGCAGTACGAGGTGCGAAGCGAGAAGTCCGGCAGGACAGCGGTGCACAAGCCGTCCTCGCTGAAGAAGAAGTGA